A window from Zonotrichia albicollis isolate bZonAlb1 chromosome 8, bZonAlb1.hap1, whole genome shotgun sequence encodes these proteins:
- the CENPA gene encoding histone H3-like centromeric protein A, translated as MPRPKPTPRRRGRSPAPPSPPRRARRRRPGQRALQEIRKYQSSTRLLLRPGPFARLVREICLLFTRGVDYRWQSMALLALQEAAEAFMVRLLEDAYLCSLHARRVTLFPKDLQLARRLRGPEAGGI; from the exons ATGCCccgccccaaacccaccccccGACGGCGCGGGCGTTCCCCAGCCCCCCCATCGCCCCCGCGGCGGGCACGCA GGCGCCGCCCAGGGCAGCGGGCATTGCAGGAGATCCGCAAGTACCAGAGCAGCACCCGCCTGCTGCTGCGCCCTGGCCCCTTTGCCCGCCTG GTGCGGGAGATCTGCCTGCTCTTCACCCGCGGGGTCGATTACCGCTGGCAGAGCATGGCCCTGCTGGCGCTGCAGGAG GCAGCAGAGGCCTTCATGGTGAGGCTGTTGGAAGACGCATACCTGTGCTCGCTGCACGCCCGCCGAGTCACCCTGTTCCCCAAGGATCTGCAGCTGGCCCGGCGCCTGCGAGGGCCTGAAGCGGGGGGCATCTGA